The region CCTGGATATAATGATGTAACTCCTACAGTAACCAGGTTGTGTCGATTAAAAACACCTGGATATAATGACGTAACTCCTACAGTAACCAGGTTGTGTCGATTAAAAACACCTGGATATAATGATGTAACTCCTACAGTAACCAGGTTGTGTCGATTAAAAACACCTGGATATAATGATGTAACTCCTACAGTAACCAGCTTGTGTCGATTAAAAACACCTGGATATAATGACGTAACTCCGACAGTAACCAGGTTGTGTCGATTAAAAACACCTGGATATAATGATGTAACTCCTACTACAGTAACCAGGTCGTGTCGATTAAAACCACCTGGATATAATGATGTAACTCCTACAGTAACCAGCTTGTGTCTATTAAAAACACCTGGATATAATGATGTAACTCCTACTACAGTAACCAGGTCGTGTCGATTAAAAACACCTGGATATAATGATGTAACTCCTACTACAGTAACCAGGTCGTGTCGATTAAAACCACCTGGATATAATGATGTAACTCCTACAGTAACCAGCTTGTGTCGATTAAAAACACCTGGATATAATGATGTAACTCCTACAGTAACCAGGTTGTGTCTATTAAAACCACCTGGATATAATGACGTAACTCCTACTACAGTAACCAGGTTGTGTCTATTAAAAACACCTGGATATAATGATGTAACTCCTACAGTAACCAGCTTGTGTCGATTAAAAACACCTGGATATAATGATGTAACTCCTACAGTAACCAGCTTGTGTCTATTAAAAACACCTGGATATAATGACGTAACTCCTACAGTAACCAGCTTGTGTCGATTAAAAACACCTGGATATAATGATGTAACTCCTACAGTAACCAGCTTGTGTCGATTAAAAACACCTGGATATAATGATGTAACTCCTACAGTAACCAGCTTGTGTCTATTAAAAACACCTGGATATAATGACGTAACTCCTACAGTAACCAGGTTGTGTCGATTAAAAACACCTGGATATAATGATGTAACTCCTACAGTAACCAGGTTGTGTCGATTAAAAACACCTGGATATAATGATGTAACTCCTACAGTAACCAGCTTGTGTCTATTAAAAACACCTGGATATAATGACGTAACTCCTACAGTAACCAGGTTGTGTCGATTAAAAACACCTGGATATAATGATGTAACTCCTACAGTAACCAGGTTGTGTCTATTAAAAACACCTGGATATAATGATGTAACTCCTACAGTAACCAGGTTGTGTCGATTAAAAACACCTGGATATAATGATGTAACTCCTACAGTAACCAGGTTGTCGATTAAAAACACCTGGATATAATGATGTAACTCCTACAGTAACCAGGTTGTCGATTAAAAACACCTGGATATAATGACGTAACTCCTACAGTAACCAGGTTGTGTCGATTAAAAACACCTGGATATAATGATGTAACTCCTACAGTAACCAGCTTGTGTCTATTAAAAACACCTGGATATAATGACGTAACTCCTACAGTAACCAGGTTGTGTCTATTAAAAACACCTGGATATAATGATGTAACTCCTACAGTAACCAGCTTGTGTCGATTAAAAACACCTGGATATAATGATGTAACTCCTACAGTAACCAGCTTGTGTCGATTAAAAACACCTGGATATAATGACGTAACTCCTAcagtaaccaggtttccatccaaccttttttttattttataagaGTACATGTCAGATAAACAGaaatgtcatgacaggcctgatggaaacagaacagTTTGTCGGTAAACTTTTCAAATGTCGACAAACCAAAATACAcgagacaaggtgggatctttctGTCAGTAAAATGAAttatgtcagaaatgtcggtggaaACGCTTTTACGCCCAAATCTTGATATAACCATAATATTGAAGTAAACTTGGGAGTCATGCGATGACATGTtgtgtgtcctcccactacaactcATCAGGAAAGcctgcagtttattaggctacagatgaaatacatgaactccacagggtggtgaaagtgcaaggtgatgagttTGATGCTCCTTTTCAATAATTATTGAGGGTCtcattctggtgacatgatgatcgatgatTGGCTGCCgattgacaaatacaaataatctcgctctttctgtccataataatctcatcatgtagactatacccacacagtatctcatcatgtaggctatacccaCACAGTATCTGAGCTGTAGGCTATACCCACACagtatctcatcatgtaggctatacccacacagtatctcatcatgtaggctatacccacacagtatctcatcatgtaggctatacccacacagtatctcatcatgtaggctatacccacacagtatctcatcatgtaggctatacccacacagtatctcatcatgtaggctatacccacacagtatctcatcatgtaggctatacccaCGCAGTATCTGAGCTGTAGGCTATACCCACACagtatctcatcatgtaggctatacccacacagtatctcatcatgtaggctatacccacacagtatctcatcatgtaggctatacccacacagtatctcatcatgtaggctatacccacacagtatctcatcatgtaggctatacccacacagtatctcatcatgtaggctatacccacacagtatctcatcatgtaggctatacccacacagtatctcatcatgtaggctatacccacacagtatctcatcatgtaggctatacccaCACAGTATCTGAGCTGTAGGCTATACCCACACAGTATCTGAGCTGTAGGCTATACCCACACAGTATCTGAGCTGTAGGCTATACCCACACAGTATCTGAGCTGTAGGCAttatgtgtcaaactcattccacggagggccccGCTCCACCCTTGtaattgattgatgaattaaggtcactaattaccTTGTTGtttaggtctt is a window of Oncorhynchus keta strain PuntledgeMale-10-30-2019 chromosome 25, Oket_V2, whole genome shotgun sequence DNA encoding:
- the LOC127911791 gene encoding uncharacterized protein LOC127911791 isoform X32, which gives rise to MYSYKIKKRLDGNLVTVGVTSLYPGVFNRHKLVTVGVTSLYPGVFNRHKLVTVGVTSLYPGVFNRHNLVTVGVTSLYPGVFNRHKLVTVGVTSLYPGVFNRHNLVTVGVTSLYPGVFNRHNLVTVGVTSLYPGVFNRHNLVTVGVTSLYPGVFNRHNLVTVGVTSLYPGVFNRHKLVTVGVTSLYPGVFNRHNLVTVGVTSLYPGVFNRHNLVTVGVTSLYPGVFNRHKLVTVGVTSLYPGVFNRHKLVTVGVTSLYPGVFNRHNLVTVGVTSLYPGVFNRHNLVTVGVTSLYPGVFNRHNLVTVGVTSLYPGVFNRHNLVTVGVTSLYPGVFNRHKLVTVGVTSLYPGVFKSTQVTWKCTSQEIVKSIFYINFLNVVKK
- the LOC127911791 gene encoding uncharacterized protein LOC127911791 isoform X43, with product MYSYKIKKRLDGNLVTVGVTSLYPGVFNRHKLVTVGVTSLYPGVFNRHKLVTVGVTSLYPGVFNRHNLVTVGVTSLYPGVFNRHKLVTVGVTSLYPGVFNRHNLVTVGVTSLYPGVFNRHNLVTVGVTSLYPGVFNRHNLVTVGVTSLYPGVFNRHNLVTVGVTSLYPGVFNRHKLVTVGVTSLYPGVFNRHNLVTVGVTSLYPGVFNRHKLVTVGVTSLYPGVFNRHNLVTVGVTSLYPGVFNRHNLVTVGVTSLYPGVFNRHNLVTVGVTSLYPGVFNRHNLVTVGVTSLYPGVFNRHKLVTVGVTSLYPGVFKSTQVTWKCTSQEIVKSIFYINFLNVVKK
- the LOC127911791 gene encoding uncharacterized protein LOC127911791 isoform X13: MYSYKIKKRLDGNLVTVGVTSLYPGVFNRHKLVTVGVTSLYPGVFNRHKLVTVGVTSLYPGVFNRHNLVTVGVTSLYPGVFNRHKLVTVGVTSLYPGVFNRHNLVTVGVTSLYPGVFNRHNLVTVGVTSLYPGVFNRHNLVTVGVTSLYPGVFNRHNLVTVGVTSLYPGVFNRHKLVTVGVTSLYPGVFNRHNLVTVGVTSLYPGVFNRHNLVTVGVTSLYPGVFNRHKLVTVGVTSLYPGVFNRHKLVTVGVTSLYPGVFNRHNLVTVVGVTSLYPGVFNRHKLVTVGVTSLYPGVFNRHKLVTVGVTSLYPGVFNRHNLVTVGVTSLYPGVFNRHKLVTVGVTSLYPGVFNRHNLVTVGVTSLYPGVFNRHNLVTVGVTSLYPGVFNRHNLVTVGVTSLYPGVFNRHNLVTVGVTSLYPGVFNRHKLVTVGVTSLYPGVFKSTQVTWKCTSQEIVKSIFYINFLNVVKK
- the LOC127911791 gene encoding uncharacterized protein LOC127911791 isoform X38, giving the protein MYSYKIKKRLDGNLVTVGVTSLYPGVFNRHKLVTVGVTSLYPGVFNRHKLVTVGVTSLYPGVFNRHNLVTVGVTSLYPGVFNRHKLVTVGVTSLYPGVFNRHNLVTVGVTSLYPGVFNRHNLVTVGVTSLYPGVFNRHNLVTVGVTSLYPGVFNRHNLVTVGVTSLYPGVFNRHKLVTVGVTSLYPGVFNRHNLVTVGVTSLYPGVFNRHNLVTVGVTSLYPGVFNRHKLVTVGVTSLYPGVFNRHKLVTVGVTSLYPGVFNRHKLVTVGVTSLYPGVFNRHNLVTVGVTSLYPGVFNRHKLVTVGVTSLYPGVFKSTQVTWKCTSQEIVKSIFYINFLNVVKK
- the LOC127911791 gene encoding uncharacterized protein LOC127911791 isoform X25 produces the protein MYSYKIKKRLDGNLVTVGVTSLYPGVFNRHKLVTVGVTSLYPGVFNRHKLVTVGVTSLYPGVFNRHNLVTVGVTSLYPGVFNRHKLVTVGVTSLYPGVFNRHNLVTVGVTSLYPGVFNRHNLVTVGVTSLYPGVFNRHNLVTVGVTSLYPGVFNRHNLVTVGVTSLYPGVFNRHKLVTVGVTSLYPGVFNRHNLVTVGVTSLYPGVFNRHNLVTVGVTSLYPGVFNRHKLVTVGVTSLYPGVFNRHKLVTVGVTSLYPGVFNRHKLVTVGVTSLYPGVFNRHKLVTVGVTSLYPGVFNRHKLVTVGVTSLYPGVFNRHNLVTVGVTSLYPGVFNRHNLVTVGVTSLYPGVFNRHKLVTVGVTSLYPGVFKSTQVTWKCTSQEIVKSIFYINFLNVVKK
- the LOC127911791 gene encoding uncharacterized protein LOC127911791 isoform X8; translation: MYSYKIKKRLDGNLVTVGVTSLYPGVFNRHNLVTVGVTSLYPGVFNRHKLVTVGVTSLYPGVFNRHNLVTVGVTSLYPGVFNRHNLVTVGVTSLYPGVFNRHNLVTVGVTSLYPGVFNRHNLVTVGVTSLYPGVFNRHKLVTVGVTSLYPGVFNRHNLVTVGVTSLYPGVFNRHNLVTVGVTSLYPGVFNRHKLVTVGVTSLYPGVFNRHKLVTVGVTSLYPGVFNRHKLVTVGVTSLYPGVFNRHKLVTVGVTSLYPGVFNRHKLVTVGVTSLYPGVFNRHNLVTVVGVTSLYPGVFNRHKLVTVGVTSLYPGVFNRHKLVTVGVTSLYPGVFNRHNLVTVGVTSLYPGVFNRHKLVTVGVTSLYPGVFNRHNLVTVGVTSLYPGVFNRHNLVTVGVTSLYPGVFNRHNLVTVGVTSLYPGVFNRHNLVTVGVTSLYPGVFNRHKLVTVGVTSLYPGVFKSTQVTWKCTSQEIVKSIFYINFLNVVKK
- the LOC127911791 gene encoding uncharacterized protein LOC127911791 isoform X17 — encoded protein: MYSYKIKKRLDGNLVTVGVTSLYPGVFNRHKLVTVGVTSLYPGVFNRHKLVTVGVTSLYPGVFNRHNLVTVGVTSLYPGVFNRHKLVTVGVTSLYPGVFNRHNLVTVGVTSLYPGVFNRHNLVTVGVTSLYPGVFNRHNLVTVGVTSLYPGVFNRHNLVTVGVTSLYPGVFNRHKLVTVGVTSLYPGVFNRHNLVTVGVTSLYPGVFNRHNLVTVGVTSLYPGVFNRHKLVTVGVTSLYPGVFNRHKLVTVGVTSLYPGVFNRHKLVTVGVTSLYPGVFNRHKLVTVGVTSLYPGVFNRHNLVTVGVTSLYPGVFNRHKLVTVGVTSLYPGVFNRHNLVTVGVTSLYPGVFNRHNLVTVGVTSLYPGVFNRHNLVTVGVTSLYPGVFNRHNLVTVGVTSLYPGVFNRHKLVTVGVTSLYPGVFKSTQVTWKCTSQEIVKSIFYINFLNVVKK
- the LOC127911791 gene encoding uncharacterized protein LOC127911791 isoform X3 is translated as MYSYKIKKRLDGNLVTVGVTSLYPGVFNRHKLVTVGVTSLYPGVFNRHKLVTVGVTSLYPGVFNRHNLVTVGVTSLYPGVFNRHKLVTVGVTSLYPGVFNRHNLVTVGVTSLYPGVFNRHNLVTVGVTSLYPGVFNRHNLVTVGVTSLYPGVFNRHNLVTVGVTSLYPGVFNRHNLVTVGVTSLYPGVFNRHNLVTVGVTSLYPGVFNRHKLVTVGVTSLYPGVFNRHKLVTVGVTSLYPGVFNRHKLVTVGVTSLYPGVFNRHKLVTVGVTSLYPGVFNRHKLVTVGVTSLYPGVFNRHNLVTVVGVTSLYPGVFNRHKLVTVGVTSLYPGVFNRHKLVTVGVTSLYPGVFNRHNLVTVGVTSLYPGVFNRHKLVTVGVTSLYPGVFNRHNLVTVGVTSLYPGVFNRHNLVTVGVTSLYPGVFNRHNLVTVGVTSLYPGVFNRHNLVTVGVTSLYPGVFNRHKLVTVGVTSLYPGVFKSTQVTWKCTSQEIVKSIFYINFLNVVKK
- the LOC127911791 gene encoding uncharacterized protein LOC127911791 isoform X16, with product MYSYKIKKRLDGNLVTVGVTSLYPGVFNRHKLVTVGVTSLYPGVFNRHKLVTVGVTSLYPGVFNRHNLVTVGVTSLYPGVFNRHKLVTVGVTSLYPGVFNRHNLVTVGVTSLYPGVFNRHNLVTVGVTSLYPGVFNRHNLVTVGVTSLYPGVFNRHNLVTVGVTSLYPGVFNRHNLVTVGVTSLYPGVFNRHKLVTVGVTSLYPGVFNRHKLVTVGVTSLYPGVFNRHKLVTVGVTSLYPGVFNRHNLVTVVGVTSLYPGVFNRHKLVTVGVTSLYPGVFNRHKLVTVGVTSLYPGVFNRHNLVTVGVTSLYPGVFNRHKLVTVGVTSLYPGVFNRHNLVTVGVTSLYPGVFNRHNLVTVGVTSLYPGVFNRHNLVTVGVTSLYPGVFNRHNLVTVGVTSLYPGVFNRHKLVTVGVTSLYPGVFKSTQVTWKCTSQEIVKSIFYINFLNVVKK
- the LOC127911791 gene encoding uncharacterized protein LOC127911791 isoform X5, yielding MYSYKIKKRLDGNLVTVGVTSLYPGVFNRHKLVTVGVTSLYPGVFNRHKLVTVGVTSLYPGVFNRHKLVTVGVTSLYPGVFNRHNLVTVGVTSLYPGVFNRHNLVTVGVTSLYPGVFNRHNLVTVGVTSLYPGVFNRHNLVTVGVTSLYPGVFNRHKLVTVGVTSLYPGVFNRHNLVTVGVTSLYPGVFNRHNLVTVGVTSLYPGVFNRHKLVTVGVTSLYPGVFNRHKLVTVGVTSLYPGVFNRHKLVTVGVTSLYPGVFNRHKLVTVGVTSLYPGVFNRHKLVTVGVTSLYPGVFNRHNLVTVVGVTSLYPGVFNRHKLVTVGVTSLYPGVFNRHKLVTVGVTSLYPGVFNRHNLVTVGVTSLYPGVFNRHKLVTVGVTSLYPGVFNRHNLVTVGVTSLYPGVFNRHNLVTVGVTSLYPGVFNRHNLVTVGVTSLYPGVFNRHNLVTVGVTSLYPGVFNRHKLVTVGVTSLYPGVFKSTQVTWKCTSQEIVKSIFYINFLNVVKK
- the LOC127911791 gene encoding uncharacterized protein LOC127911791 isoform X4; its protein translation is MYSYKIKKRLDGNLVTVGVTSLYPGVFNRHKLVTVGVTSLYPGVFNRHKLVTVGVTSLYPGVFNRHNLVTVGVTSLYPGVFNRHNLVTVGVTSLYPGVFNRHNLVTVGVTSLYPGVFNRHNLVTVGVTSLYPGVFNRHNLVTVGVTSLYPGVFNRHKLVTVGVTSLYPGVFNRHNLVTVGVTSLYPGVFNRHNLVTVGVTSLYPGVFNRHKLVTVGVTSLYPGVFNRHKLVTVGVTSLYPGVFNRHKLVTVGVTSLYPGVFNRHKLVTVGVTSLYPGVFNRHKLVTVGVTSLYPGVFNRHNLVTVVGVTSLYPGVFNRHKLVTVGVTSLYPGVFNRHKLVTVGVTSLYPGVFNRHNLVTVGVTSLYPGVFNRHKLVTVGVTSLYPGVFNRHNLVTVGVTSLYPGVFNRHNLVTVGVTSLYPGVFNRHNLVTVGVTSLYPGVFNRHNLVTVGVTSLYPGVFNRHKLVTVGVTSLYPGVFKSTQVTWKCTSQEIVKSIFYINFLNVVKK
- the LOC127911791 gene encoding uncharacterized protein LOC127911791 isoform X7 translates to MYSYKIKKRLDGNLVTVGVTSLYPGVFNRHKLVTVGVTSLYPGVFNRHKLVTVGVTSLYPGVFNRHNLVTVGVTSLYPGVFNRHKLVTVGVTSLYPGVFNRHNLVTVGVTSLYPGVFNRHNLVTVGVTSLYPGVFNRHNLVTVGVTSLYPGVFNRHNLVTVGVTSLYPGVFNRHKLVTVGVTSLYPGVFNRHNLVTVGVTSLYPGVFNRHNLVTVGVTSLYPGVFNRHKLVTVGVTSLYPGVFNRHKLVTVGVTSLYPGVFNRHKLVTVGVTSLYPGVFNRHKLVTVGVTSLYPGVFNRHKLVTVGVTSLYPGVFNRHNLVTVVGVTSLYPGVFNRHKLVTVGVTSLYPGVFNRHKLVTVGVTSLYPGVFNRHNLVTVGVTSLYPGVFNRHNLVTVGVTSLYPGVFNRHNLVTVGVTSLYPGVFNRHNLVTVGVTSLYPGVFNRHKLVTVGVTSLYPGVFKSTQVTWKCTSQEIVKSIFYINFLNVVKK
- the LOC127911791 gene encoding uncharacterized protein LOC127911791 isoform X27, producing the protein MYSYKIKKRLDGNLVTVGVTSLYPGVFNRHKLVTVGVTSLYPGVFNRHKLVTVGVTSLYPGVFNRHNLVTVGVTSLYPGVFNRHKLVTVGVTSLYPGVFNRHNLVTVGVTSLYPGVFNRHNLVTVGVTSLYPGVFNRHNLVTVGVTSLYPGVFNRHNLVTVGVTSLYPGVFNRHKLVTVGVTSLYPGVFNRHNLVTVGVTSLYPGVFNRHNLVTVGVTSLYPGVFNRHKLVTVGVTSLYPGVFNRHKLVTVGVTSLYPGVFNRHKLVTVGVTSLYPGVFNRHNLVTVGVTSLYPGVFNRHNLVTVGVTSLYPGVFNRHNLVTVGVTSLYPGVFNRHNLVTVGVTSLYPGVFNRHKLVTVGVTSLYPGVFKSTQVTWKCTSQEIVKSIFYINFLNVVKK
- the LOC127911791 gene encoding uncharacterized protein LOC127911791 isoform X36; its protein translation is MYSYKIKKRLDGNLVTVGVTSLYPGVFNRHKLVTVGVTSLYPGVFNRHKLVTVGVTSLYPGVFNRHNLVTVGVTSLYPGVFNRHKLVTVGVTSLYPGVFNRHNLVTVGVTSLYPGVFNRHNLVTVGVTSLYPGVFNRHNLVTVGVTSLYPGVFNRHNLVTVGVTSLYPGVFNRHKLVTVGVTSLYPGVFNRHNLVTVGVTSLYPGVFNRHNLVTVGVTSLYPGVFNRHKLVTVGVTSLYPGVFNRHNLVTVGVTSLYPGVFNRHNLVTVGVTSLYPGVFNRHNLVTVGVTSLYPGVFNRHNLVTVGVTSLYPGVFNRHKLVTVGVTSLYPGVFKSTQVTWKCTSQEIVKSIFYINFLNVVKK
- the LOC127911791 gene encoding uncharacterized protein LOC127911791 isoform X24; translated protein: MYSYKIKKRLDGNLVTVGVTSLYPGVFNRHKLVTVGVTSLYPGVFNRHKLVTVGVTSLYPGVFNRHNLVTVGVTSLYPGVFNRHKLVTVGVTSLYPGVFNRHNLVTVGVTSLYPGVFNRHNLVTVGVTSLYPGVFNRHNLVTVGVTSLYPGVFNRHNLVTVGVTSLYPGVFNRHKLVTVGVTSLYPGVFNRHNLVTVGVTSLYPGVFNRHNLVTVGVTSLYPGVFNRHKLVTVGVTSLYPGVFNRHKLVTVGVTSLYPGVFNRHNLVTVGVTSLYPGVFNRHKLVTVGVTSLYPGVFNRHNLVTVGVTSLYPGVFNRHNLVTVGVTSLYPGVFNRHNLVTVGVTSLYPGVFNRHNLVTVGVTSLYPGVFNRHKLVTVGVTSLYPGVFKSTQVTWKCTSQEIVKSIFYINFLNVVKK
- the LOC127911791 gene encoding uncharacterized protein LOC127911791 isoform X41: MYSYKIKKRLDGNLVTVGVTSLYPGVFNRHKLVTVGVTSLYPGVFNRHKLVTVGVTSLYPGVFNRHNLVTVGVTSLYPGVFNRHKLVTVGVTSLYPGVFNRHNLVTVGVTSLYPGVFNRHNLVTVGVTSLYPGVFNRHNLVTVGVTSLYPGVFNRHNLVTVGVTSLYPGVFNRHKLVTVGVTSLYPGVFNRHNLVTVGVTSLYPGVFNRHNLVTVGVTSLYPGVFNRHKLVTVGVTSLYPGVFNRHKLVTVGVTSLYPGVFNRHNLVTVGVTSLYPGVFNRHNLVTVGVTSLYPGVFNRHKLVTVGVTSLYPGVFKSTQVTWKCTSQEIVKSIFYINFLNVVKK
- the LOC127911791 gene encoding uncharacterized protein LOC127911791 isoform X21, yielding MYSYKIKKRLDGNLVTVGVTSLYPGVFNRHKLVTVGVTSLYPGVFNRHKLVTVGVTSLYPGVFNRHNLVTVGVTSLYPGVFNRHKLVTVGVTSLYPGVFNRHNLVTVGVTSLYPGVFNRHNLVTVGVTSLYPGVFNRHNLVTVGVTSLYPGVFNRHNLVTVGVTSLYPGVFNRHKLVTVGVTSLYPGVFNRHNLVTVGVTSLYPGVFNRHNLVTVGVTSLYPGVFNRHKLVTVGVTSLYPGVFNRHKLVTVGVTSLYPGVFNRHKLVTVGVTSLYPGVFNRHNLVTVGVTSLYPGVFNRHKLVTVGVTSLYPGVFNRHNLVTVGVTSLYPGVFNRHNLVTVGVTSLYPGVFNRHNLVTVGVTSLYPGVFNRHNLVTVGVTSLYPGVFNRHKLVTVGVTSLYPGVFKSTQVTWKCTSQEIVKSIFYINFLNVVKK
- the LOC127911791 gene encoding uncharacterized protein LOC127911791 isoform X11, whose amino-acid sequence is MYSYKIKKRLDGNLVTVGVTSLYPGVFNRHKLVTVGVTSLYPGVFNRHKLVTVGVTSLYPGVFNRHNLVTVGVTSLYPGVFNRHKLVTVGVTSLYPGVFNRHNLVTVGVTSLYPGVFNRHNLVTVGVTSLYPGVFNRHNLVTVGVTSLYPGVFNRHNLVTVGVTSLYPGVFNRHKLVTVGVTSLYPGVFNRHNLVTVGVTSLYPGVFNRHNLVTVGVTSLYPGVFNRHKLVTVGVTSLYPGVFNRHKLVTVGVTSLYPGVFNRHKLVTVGVTSLYPGVFNRHKLVTVGVTSLYPGVFNRHKLVTVGVTSLYPGVFNRHNLVTVVGVTSLYPGVFNRHKLVTVGVTSLYPGVFNRHNLVTVGVTSLYPGVFNRHNLVTVGVTSLYPGVFNRHNLVTVGVTSLYPGVFNRHNLVTVGVTSLYPGVFNRHKLVTVGVTSLYPGVFKSTQVTWKCTSQEIVKSIFYINFLNVVKK
- the LOC127911791 gene encoding uncharacterized protein LOC127911791 isoform X37, whose protein sequence is MYSYKIKKRLDGNLVTVGVTSLYPGVFNRHKLVTVGVTSLYPGVFNRHKLVTVGVTSLYPGVFNRHNLVTVGVTSLYPGVFNRHKLVTVGVTSLYPGVFNRHNLVTVGVTSLYPGVFNRHNLVTVGVTSLYPGVFNRHNLVTVGVTSLYPGVFNRHNLVTVGVTSLYPGVFNRHKLVTVGVTSLYPGVFNRHNLVTVGVTSLYPGVFNRHNLVTVGVTSLYPGVFNRHKLVTVGVTSLYPGVFNRHKLVTVGVTSLYPGVFNRHKLVTVGVTSLYPGVFNRHNLVTVGVTSLYPGVFNRHNLVTVGVTSLYPGVFNRHKLVTVGVTSLYPGVFKSTQVTWKCTSQEIVKSIFYINFLNVVKK
- the LOC127911791 gene encoding uncharacterized protein LOC127911791 isoform X2; the encoded protein is MYSYKIKKRLDGNLVTVGVTSLYPGVFNRHKLVTVGVTSLYPGVFNRHKLVTVGVTSLYPGVFNRHNLVTVGVTSLYPGVFNRHKLVTVGVTSLYPGVFNRHNLVTVGVTSLYPGVFNRHNLVTVGVTSLYPGVFNRHNLVTVGVTSLYPGVFNRHNLVTVGVTSLYPGVFNRHKLVTVGVTSLYPGVFNRHNLVTVGVTSLYPGVFNRHNLVTVGVTSLYPGVFNRHKLVTVGVTSLYPGVFNRHKLVTVGVTSLYPGVFNRHKLVTVGVTSLYPGVFNRHKLVTVGVTSLYPGVFNRHNLVTVVGVTSLYPGVFNRHKLVTVGVTSLYPGVFNRHKLVTVGVTSLYPGVFNRHNLVTVGVTSLYPGVFNRHKLVTVGVTSLYPGVFNRHNLVTVGVTSLYPGVFNRHNLVTVGVTSLYPGVFNRHNLVTVGVTSLYPGVFNRHNLVTVGVTSLYPGVFNRHKLVTVGVTSLYPGVFKSTQVTWKCTSQEIVKSIFYINFLNVVKK
- the LOC127911791 gene encoding uncharacterized protein LOC127911791 isoform X34 → MYSYKIKKRLDGNLVTVGVTSLYPGVFNRHKLVTVGVTSLYPGVFNRHKLVTVGVTSLYPGVFNRHNLVTVGVTSLYPGVFNRHKLVTVGVTSLYPGVFNRHNLVTVGVTSLYPGVFNRHNLVTVGVTSLYPGVFNRHNLVTVGVTSLYPGVFNRHNLVTVGVTSLYPGVFNRHKLVTVGVTSLYPGVFNRHNLVTVGVTSLYPGVFNRHNLVTVGVTSLYPGVFNRHKLVTVGVTSLYPGVFNRHKLVTVGVTSLYPGVFNRHNLVTVGVTSLYPGVFNRHNLVTVGVTSLYPGVFNRHNLVTVGVTSLYPGVFNRHNLVTVGVTSLYPGVFNRHKLVTVGVTSLYPGVFKSTQVTWKCTSQEIVKSIFYINFLNVVKK
- the LOC127911791 gene encoding uncharacterized protein LOC127911791 isoform X12 → MYSYKIKKRLDGNLVTVGVTSLYPGVFNRHNLVTVGVTSLYPGVFNRHNLVTVGVTSLYPGVFNRHNLVTVGVTSLYPGVFNRHNLVTVGVTSLYPGVFNRHNLVTVGVTSLYPGVFNRHKLVTVGVTSLYPGVFNRHNLVTVGVTSLYPGVFNRHNLVTVGVTSLYPGVFNRHKLVTVGVTSLYPGVFNRHKLVTVGVTSLYPGVFNRHKLVTVGVTSLYPGVFNRHKLVTVGVTSLYPGVFNRHKLVTVGVTSLYPGVFNRHNLVTVVGVTSLYPGVFNRHKLVTVGVTSLYPGVFNRHKLVTVGVTSLYPGVFNRHNLVTVGVTSLYPGVFNRHKLVTVGVTSLYPGVFNRHNLVTVGVTSLYPGVFNRHNLVTVGVTSLYPGVFNRHNLVTVGVTSLYPGVFNRHNLVTVGVTSLYPGVFNRHKLVTVGVTSLYPGVFKSTQVTWKCTSQEIVKSIFYINFLNVVKK
- the LOC127911791 gene encoding uncharacterized protein LOC127911791 isoform X30; protein product: MYSYKIKKRLDGNLVTVGVTSLYPGVFNRHKLVTVGVTSLYPGVFNRHKLVTVGVTSLYPGVFNRHNLVTVGVTSLYPGVFNRHKLVTVGVTSLYPGVFNRHNLVTVGVTSLYPGVFNRHNLVTVGVTSLYPGVFNRHNLVTVGVTSLYPGVFNRHNLVTVGVTSLYPGVFNRHKLVTVGVTSLYPGVFNRHNLVTVGVTSLYPGVFNRHNLVTVGVTSLYPGVFNRHKLVTVGVTSLYPGVFNRHNLVTVGVTSLYPGVFNRHKLVTVGVTSLYPGVFNRHNLVTVGVTSLYPGVFNRHNLVTVGVTSLYPGVFNRHNLVTVGVTSLYPGVFNRHNLVTVGVTSLYPGVFNRHKLVTVGVTSLYPGVFKSTQVTWKCTSQEIVKSIFYINFLNVVKK